The genomic segment GACTGTCATCACGACGGAACCCACCACCGCCACCGTGGTTGTCGTCATCGCGACGGGGCCCGCGCGGACGGTCATCGCGCCGCTCGAAACCACCACCGGAGCGCCCACCACGGTCGTCGTCCCGACGCGGCGGACGGCCACCGCCGGCACCACGACTGTCATCGCGCCGGAAGCCACCCCCACCACTTCCACCACCGCGGTTGTCATCCCGCCGGAACCCACCACCGGACGCGCCACCGGACCGGTTGTCGTCACGCCGGAACCCACCACCGGACGCACCACCGGACCGGTTGTCGTCACGACGGAAACCACCACCGGACGCACCACCGCTCCGGCTGTCATCCCGGCGGAAACCACCACCGGACGACGTACCACCACCGCGGTTGTCGTCGCGGCGGAAGCCACTCCCACCGCTCCCGCCACCTCGGCTGTCGTCACGACGGAACCCACCGCCGCCACCACGGTTGTCGTCATCGCGACGCGGCCCGCGCGGACGATCGTCACGCCGCTCGAAACCACCACCGGAACGCCCACCACGGTCATCACGACGGAACCCACCGCCGGCGCCGCCCCCACTGGGCCGACCGTCGTCACGACGGGGCCCGCGCGGACGGTCATCGCGCCGCTCGAAACCACCACCGGAACGCCCACCACGGTCGTCGTCCCGACGCGGCGCACGGTCGCCGCCACCACTGCGGCTGTCATCACGCCGGAAGCCACCCCCACCGCTCCCGCCACCACGACTGTCATCACGACGGAAACCACCACCGCCGCCACCACCACTGGGCCGACTGTCGTCGCGACGGAACCCACCGCCACCACCGGACCGGTTGTCATCACGACGGAACCCACCACCGGACGCACCACCGCTCCGGCTGTCGTCCCGGCGGAAACCACCGCCGCCGCCCGACCGGTTGTCATCCCGGCGGAAACCCCCACCGGGCGTACCGCCACCACGGTTGTCATCGCGCCGGAAGCCACTCCCACCGCTCCCGCCACCGCGGTTGTCGTCCCGACGGAAACCACCACCGCCGCCACCACCGCCGCCATTGGGCCGGCTGTCGTCACGGCGGAAACCGCCACGGTCATTGGTGTCCCGGCGCGGCCCGGCGGAGCGATCGTCGCGACCGCTACGGAATCCGCCCCTGTCACCGCCGTCCCGGCGACGCGGCTCGCGCTCCGAACGATCGTCGGGAGAGTTGGTGGGCATGGGGGTGACTCCTGTCTTCGGGTACTACAGACATTCTCGCGCGGCCAGTCTCCCGACGCGCTTCGGCAAATAAAAAAGGACCCTTGGTCCCAGCATGAACGCTGGGACCAAGGGTCCTTGAAAGATTGTTCGGCGGCGACCTACTCTCCCACAGGGTCCCCCCTGCAGTACCATCGGCGCTGAAAGGCTTAGCTTCCGGGTTCGGAATGTAACCGGGCGTTTCCCTAACGCAATGACCACCGAAACCCTATCGGGTTCTAGCGAACAAGCACACTTTTCAATTAAGTAGTGAAACTGTTCAACCGGTGCGACTGTTCGCAACCCGGGAACAACACAGTGGACGCGAGCAACTGAGGACAAGCCCTCGGCCTATTAGTACCAGTCAGCTCCACCCGTTACCAGGCTTCCACATCTGGCCTATCAACCCAGTCGTCTACTGGGAGCCTTAACCCCTCAAAGGAGGTGGGAATACTCATCTCGAAGCAGGCTTCCCGCTTAGATGCTTTCAGCGGTTATCCTTTCCGAACGTAGCCAACCAGCCATGCCCTTGGCAGGACAACTGGCACACCAGAGGTTCGTCCGTCCCGGTCCTCTCGTACTAGGGACAGCCCTTCTCAATATTCCTACGCGCACAGCGGATAGGGACCGAACTGTCTCACGACGTTCTAAACCCAGCTCGCGTACCGCTTTAATGGGCGAACAGCCCAACCCTTGGGACCGACTCCAGCCCCAGGATGCGACGAGCCGACATCGAGGTGCCAAACCATCCCGTCGATATGGACTCTTGGGGAAGATCAGCCTGTTATCCCCGGGGTACCTTTTATCCGTTGAGCGACGGCGCTTCCACAAGCCACCGCCGGATCACTAGTCCCGACTTTCGTCCCTGCTCGACCCGTCGGTCTCACAGTCAAGCTCCCTTGTGCACTTACACTCAACACCTGATTACCAACCAGGCTGAGGGAACCTTTGGGCGCCTCCGTTACTCTTTAGGAGGCAACCGCCCCAGTTAAACTACCCATCAGACACTGTCCCTGATCCGGATCACGGACCCAGGTTAGACATCCAGCACGACCAGAGTGGTATTTCAACGACGACTCCGCAACCACTGGCGTGGCCACATCACAGTCTCCCACCTATCCTACACAAGCCGAACCGAACACCAATATCAAACTATAGTAAAGGTCCCGGGGTCTTTCCGTCCTGCTGCGCGAAACGAGCATCTTTACTCGTAGTGCAATTTCACCGGGCCTATGGTTGAGACAGTCGAGAAGTCGTTACGCCATTCGTGCAGGTCGGAACTTACCCGACAAGGAATTTCGCTACCTTAGGATGGTTATAGTTACCACCGCCGTTTACTGGCGCTTAAGTTCTCAGCTTCGCACACCCGAAAGCGCACTAACCGGTCCCCTTAACGTTCCAGCACCGGGCAGGCGTCAGTCCGTATACATCGCCTTACGGCTTCGCACGGACCTGTGTTTTTAGTAAACAGTCGCTTCTCGCTGGTCTCTGCGGCCACCCCCAGCTCATGGAGCAAAGCCCAATCACCAGAAATGGCCCCCTTCTCCCGAAGTTACGGGGGCATTTTGCCGAGTTCCTTAACCATAGTTCACCCGAACGCCTCGGTATTCTCTACCTGACTACCTGAGTCGGTTTAGGGTACGGGCCGCCATGAAACTCGCTAGAGGCTTTTCTCGACAGCATAGGATCATCCACTTCACCACAATCGGCTCGGCATCAGGTCTCACCCTCCATGTTGCACGGATTTACCTGCACAACGGGCTACACCCTTACCCCGGGACAACCACCGCCCGGGCTGGACTACCTTCCTGCGTCACCCCATCGCTTACCTAATACAAGTCTGGATCGTCGGCTCCACCACTACCCTCAACTCCGAAGAGATCAGGCCGGCTTCACGGACTTAGCATCGCCTGATTCAGTACTGGGCGTTTCAAAGCGGGTACCGGAATATCAACCGGTTGTCCATCGACTACGCCTGTCGGCCTCGCCTTAGGTCCCGACTTACCCTGGGCAGATCAGCTTGACCCAGGAACCCTTAGTCAATCGGCGCACACGTTTCTCACGTGTGTATCGCTACTCATGCCTGCATTCTCACTCGTGAACCGTCCACAACTCGCTTCCGCGGCTGCTTCACCCGGCACACGACGCTCCCCTACCCATCCCAGCCCCCGTTAGGAGTACATGCTGAAATGACACGACTTCGGCGGTACGCTTGAGCCCCGCTACATTGTCGGCGCGGAATCACTTGACCAGTGAGCTATTACGCACTCTTTCAAGGATGGCTGCTTCTAAGCCAACCTCCTGGTTGTCTCTGCGACTCCACATCCTTTCCCACTTAGCGTACGCTTAGGGGCCTTAGTCGATGCTCTGGGCTGTTTCCCTCTCGACCATGGAGCTTATCCCCCACAGTCTCACTGCCGCGCTCTCACTTACCGGCATTCGGAGTTTGGCTAAGGTCAGTAACCCGGTAGGGCCCATCGCCTATCCAGTGCTCTACCTCCGGCAAGAAACACACGACGCTGCACCTAAATGCATTTCGGGGAGAACCAGCTATCACGGAGTTTGATTGGCCTTTCACCCCTAACCACAGGTCATCCCCCAGGTTTTCAACCCTGGTGGGTTCGGTCCTCCACGAAGTCTTACCTCCGCTTCAACCTGCCCATGGCTAGATCACTCCGCTTCGGGTCTTGAGCGCGCTACTAAAACGCCCTATTAGGACTCGCTTTCGCTACGGCTTCCCCACACGGGTTAACCTCGCAACACACCGCAAACTCGCAGGCTCATTCTTCAAAAGGCACGCAGTCACGACGCACCGAGCAAGCTCGATGCGCGACGCTCCCACGGCTTGTAGGCACACGGTTTCAGGTACTATTTCACTCCGCTCCCGCGGTACTTTTCACCATTCCCTCACGGTACTATCCGCTATCGGTCACCAGGGAATATTTAGGCTTAGCGGGTGGTCCCGCCAGATTCACACGGGATTTCTCGGGCCCCGTGCTACTTGGGAAATTCTCAAGCAAGCCGTTGATGTTTCAGCTACGGGGGTCTTACCCTCTACGCCGGACCTTTCGCATGTCCTTCGCCTACACCAACGGTTTCTGACTTGCCGACCAATCGGCAGATTGATCAAGAGAACTCCCACAACCCCGCATGCGCAACCCCTGCCGGGTATCACACACATACGGTTTGGCCTCATCCAGTTTCGCTCGCCACTACTCCCGGAATCACGGTTGTTTTCTCTTCCTGAGGGTACTGAGATGTTTCACTTCCCCTCGTTCCCTCCACACTGCCTATGTGTTCAGCAGCGGGTGACAGCCCATGACGACTGCCGGGTTTCCCCATTCGGACACCCCCGGATCAAAGCTTGGTTGACAGCTCCCCGGGGCCTATCGTGGCCTCCCACGTCCTTCATCGGTTCCTGGTGCCAAGGCATCCACCGTGCGCCCTTAAAAACTTGGCCACAGATGCTCGCGTCCACTGTGCAGTTCTCAAGCAACGACCAGTCACCCGTCACACACCGCTCGCGCGATGCTGTACCGGGGCCGGTGTCCGAAGGCGACCTGACGGCCGTACCTTCAGATACCCAACAGCGTGCCCGGACCGGTCAAACCCTCCTCACGTTCCACGCCGAAGCAGTACTAATGAACAAGACCCAACCAGACCGAATAGTCAACGTTCCACCCATGAGCTGACCACCGCCGGACAGATGCCGACGTAGTGGCTCTGGACCCCTCGCAGGGTCTAGATGCTCCTTAGAAAGGAGGTGATCCAGCCGCACCTTCCGGTACGGCTACCTTGTTACGACTTCGTCCCAATCGCCAGTCCCACCTTCGACAGCTCCCTCCCCACAAAGGGGTTGGGCCACCGGCTTCGGGTGTTACCGACTTTCGTGACGTGACGGGCGGTGTGTACAAGGCCCGGGAACGTATTCACCGCAGCAATGCTGATCTGCGATTACTAGCAACTCCGACTTCATGGGGTCGAGTTGCAGACCCCAATCCGAACTGAGACCGGCTTTTTGAGATTCGCTCCGCCTCACGACATCGCAGCTCATTGTACCGGCCATTGTAGCACGTGTGCAGCCCAAGACATAAGGGGCATGATGACTTGACGTCGTCCCCACCTTCCTCCGAGTTGACCCCGGCGGTCTCCTGTGAGTCCCCATCACCCCGAAGGGCATGCTGGCAACACAGGACAAGGGTTGCGCTCGTTGCGGGACTTAACCCAACATCTCACGACACGAGCTGACGACAGCCATGCACCACCTGTACACCGACCACAAGGGGGGCACCATCTCTGATGCTTTCCGGTGTATGTCAAGCCTTGGTAAGGTTCTTCGCGTTGCGTCGAATTAAGCCACATGCTCCGCTGCTTGTGCGGGCCCCCGTCAATTCCTTTGAGTTTTAGCCTTGCGGCCGTACTCCCCAGGCGGGGAACTTAATGCGTTAGCTGCGGCACCGACGACGTGGAATGTCGCCAACACCTAGTTCCCAACGTTTACGGCGTGGACTACCAGGGTATCTAATCCTGTTCGCTCCCCACGCTTTCGCTCCTCAGCGTCAGTAATGGCCCAGAGATCCGCCTTCGCCACCGGTGTTCCTCCTGATATCTGCGCATTTCACCGCTACACCAGGAATTCCGATCTCCCCTACCACACTCTAGCCTGCCCGTATCGACTGCAGACCCGGGGTTAAGCCCCGGGCTTTCACAACCGACGTGACAAGCCGCCTACGAGCTCTTTACGCCCAATAATTCCGGACAACGCTTGCGCCCTACGTATTACCGCGGCTGCTGGCACGTAGTTAGCCGGCGCTTCTTCTGCAGGTACCGTCACTTGCGCTTCTTCCCTGCTGAAAGAGGTTTACAACCCGAAGGCCGTCATCCCTCACGCGGCGTCGCTGCATCAGGCTTTCGCCCATTGTGCAATATTCCCCACTGCTGCCTCCCGTAGGAGTCTGGGCCGTGTCTCAGTCCCAGTGTGGCCGGTCGCCCTCTCAGGCCGGCTACCCGTCGTCGCCTTGGTAGGCCATCACCCCACCAACAAGCTGATAGGCCGCGGGCTCATCCTGCACCGCCGGAGCTTTCAACCCCATCCCATGCGGGACAGAGTATTATCCGGTATTAGACCCCGTTTCCAGGGCTTGTCCCAGAGTGCAGGGCAGATTGCCCACGTGTTACTCACCCGTTCGCCACTAATCCACCCCGAAAGGCTTCATCGTTCGACTTGCATGTGTTAAGCACGCCGCCAGCGTTCGTCCTGAGCCAGGATCAAACTCTCCGTGAATGTTTTCCCGTAATCGGGACACACATCACGAGAGCGGAACAACCGGTCGGAATAAGACCGGTCATCCACAGCGTCCTCGCTGTGTCATTGCCTGCCCCCAGCCACAAGGACCGGTGAACAGGACTTTCAAAGGAACCACCAACCTGCCGAAACAGGCCGGGGTATCAACATATCTGGCGTTGACTTTTGGCACGCTGTTGAGTTCTCAAGGAACGGACGCTTCCTTCGTACTCACCCTCTCGGGCTTTCCTCCGGGCGCTTCCCTTCTGTGCTTCCAACCTTACCAGACTCTTTTTCGTTCCGTTTCCGGTCCGAATTTGATTCCGGTGGCCTTTGGAGTGGCCTTTTGCCTTTCGGCGTGTCCACTACTTTAGCGGATTCCCCTGGCGGCACATAATCGAGCCGGTGAGTTCATATTTCGGCATGCCGAGACACTTACCCGTCAGGGTGATTCGTAGGTAGTGGTTGGCCGCTTCGAGATGTCCGGTGTGCGATCCGTGGGACCGCGCCGATCACAGTGCTCGTTTCAAGCGGCTCGGACCACATTAGGGGCCCGATAGGGGCGAGTCAAGTTGCGCGACGGCGTGGCGCGTGGGCGCGGTACGGACTCACGGTCGGATCACCGTCGATCCAGAAGCGCCACGGGTGCACGGCACCGTCGCCGCCCACCCCGGTCCGCGGGCCGCTGCGCACCAGGTCGCCGGGTGGCGGAGTGCCGTGCAGCACCGACAGGGGTGCACCTGGTCCGGCGATGACATCGGTGCCGTTCAGCGCCCGGTCGACGGCGAGCGCCGTGGCCAGCCGGGCCGGGCCCTTGGCCAGTTCTCCGTCATGACGGGCCGAAAGTCGACGCTTGCGAGTGAGGTCCGCGCCGACATGAATCTCGCCGGCCCTCAGCAGCACCCCGCTCGCCTTCCCCTCGGGTCCACAGACGAGGTTCAGGCAGTGCCACATGCCGTAGGTGAAGTAGACGTAGGCGTGACCCGGCGGACCGAACATCACGTCGTTCCGGGCCGTCCGGCCGCGGAAGGCGTGCGACCCGGGATCGATCTCGCCCGCGTACGCCTCGACCTCGGTGAGACGCAGTTCCATGACGCCCTCGTCGGTCGTCCGGACGAGAATCCGGCCCAGCAGGTCCGGCGCCACCTCCAGCACCGGACGGTCGAAGAATTCCCGCGGCAGCGGCGTACGTTCAAGGCCCTCGGTCATGGAGTCCGAGGGTACGGGAACCGATGGCGGCCATGACGCGTAAGTAGGGATCAGGACCTAGGAGGAGAAGACATGGGCTTCAAACGACTGCTCGCGAGCATGGGTGCGGGCGGTGCCTCGGTGGAGACCGAGCTGACCGGACCGGACGTCGTACCCGGCGGGGTCGTGCAGGGCGAGGTGCGCGTTCAGGGCGGATCGGTGGATCAGCGGATCGAAGGGCTCTCCGTCGGCCTCCAGGCCCGGGTCGAGGTCGAGGGCGGTGAGCAGGAGACCAAGCAGGACATCGAGTTCACCAAGCTGCGGCTCGGCGGCGCGTTCGAGGTGCGGGCCGGGGCCGTGCACGTGGTGCCGTTCGGTCTGGAGATCCCGTGGGAGACGCCGGTCACCACGTTCGCCGGTCAGCATCTGCACGGTATGAACATCGGTGTGACCACCGAGCTGGAGATCGCCCGCGCCCTGGACTCCGGCGACCTCGACCCGGTCAACGTGCACCCGCTGCCGGCGCAGCAGGCGATCCTGGACGCCTTCGGTGAACTCGGCTTCAGGTTCCGCAGCGCCGACATGGAACGCGGACACATCCGGGGCACGCGGCAGCGGCTGCCGTTCTACCAGGAGATCGAGTTCTTCCCGCCGGAGCGGTACCGGGGGCTGAACCAGGTCGAGCTGACGTTCGTCGCGGACGACCGTGAGATGGACGTCGTCCTGGAGATGGACAAGAAGCCGGGGCTGTTCAGCGAGGGCAGCGACTCGTACCGCTCGTTCCAGGTCGGTCTGTACGACTACGGGAACACCGACTGGGCCGGGTACCTCAACCAGTGGCTCGCCGAGGTCGGCGGTCGGCGCAACTGGCTGTGAGGACTCGTTAGGGTCGGTGGGAAGAGCCGTATCCGATCAGGAGGTACTGACGTGGCCGAGTCGAAGAGGCCGCCGCTGCCGCACGACTTCCATCCGGAGGTGCCGTCGTTCACGGTGGTGAGCGACGATCTGGCGCCGGGGGGTGTGCTGGCGGACGCCCAGGCGTTCGCCGGCGGGAACACCTCCCCTCAGCTGCGCTGGGAGGGGTTCCCGGCCGGGACGAAGAGTTTCGCCGTGACGTGCTTCGATCCGGACGCCCCGACGGGCAGCGGGTTCTGGCACTGGTCGGTCTTCGACATCCCGGCCACGGTCACGGAGCTTCCGGCGGGGGCGGGCAGCGGGAAGTCCGGTGCGCTGCCCGAGGGGGCCGTGCAGGTCCGTAACGACTACGGGACCAGGGAGTTCGGCGGCGCGGCGCCGCCGGCCGGGGAGAACCACCGCTACGTCTTCACCGTGTACGCGGTGGACAGCGAGAAGCTCGGTCCCGACAGCGACGCTTCGCCCGCCGCGGTCGGTTTCAATCTGCGGTTCCACACCCTCGGCCGCGCCCAGTTGATCGGTGAGTACGCGACTCCCGAGGAGGGCTGAGCGTTCGGCCATCTGTTTGCCCTGCCCTGGTCCTGGAGAGACCAGGGCAGGGCCTTTTTATTGCGTTGTCCATCACGGCGGGCCCGGACAGAGTTGATCCGGGCCCGCCGTCGGGCGGGCGGCACACGGGAGGTGGGCGGGATGCGGGACACGCTGGTTCTGAACGCGAGCTTCGAGCCACTGTCGACGGTGACCTCGAACCGCGCGGTGGTGCTGGTCCTCCAGGACAAGGCCGTCGTGGAGCAGGCGCACCCGGGGCTCCGGATGCGTGCCGCCGCTGTGGAGCTGCCGGTGCCGTTGGTGATCAGGCTCAGCCGGTACGTCCGGGTGCCGTTCCGAAGACAGGCGCCGTGGTCGAGGAGGGGCGTGCTGGTCCGGGACCAGCACCGGTGCGCGTACTGCGGGCGGCGGGCGACGACCGTGGATCATGTGGTGCCGCGCGCCCAGGGAGGTCAGGACACCTGGCTGAACACGGTGGCGTCCTGCTCCGAGGACAATCACCGGAAGGCGGCCCGGACGCCGGAGCAGGCGGGGATGCCTCTGCTGCGCGAACCCTTCGTGCCGTCACCCGCCGACGCGATGCTGCTGTCGCTCGGGGGCGGTGTCCGGCCGGTGCTGCCGGGATGGCTGGAGCGGTCCGCGGCGTAGCCGTCGGGTACGTGTGGTCGTCCGCGTGCTGTCGTACCGCGAGTCCGTCTCCGCGTCGCGGCGGGCTCCCCGGTGTCAGCGGAGCAGCAGTTGGACGATGGCCGCCGTGCCGACCAGCACGATGAGGGTGCGCAGGACGACGGGGCTGAGGCGGCGGCCGATCCTGGCACCGATCTGGCCGCCGAGTGCCGAGCCGACCGCGATCAGTGCGACGGCCGTCCAGTCGAAGTCCGCGACGAAGAGGAAGAAGAGCGCGGCGACGGAGTTGACGAGGGCGGCGAGGACGTTCTTGACGGCGTTGAGGCGCTGCATGGTGTCGTCGAGCAGCATGCCCATCAGGGAGAGGTAGATGATTCCCTGCGCGGCGGTGAAGTAGCCGCCGTAGACGCTGGCGAGTGTGAGGCCGACCAGGAGGAGCGGGCCGCCGTCGGGGCGGGTGGGGCCCGCTCCGGCTTCCTCGCGGCGGCGTCGCACGGCCCTGGAGATGCGGGGCTGGAGGATGACCAGGACGAGGGCGAGGGCCACCAGGGCCGGGACGATGGTCTCGAAGGCCGTCGAAGGCAGGGACAGCAGGAGGGTGGCGCCCGTGAGGCCGCCGATGAGCGAACCGACGGCGAGCTTCCGCACCCGGCGGCCCTGGCCCGCGAGTTCCTCGCGGTAGCCGATGGCGCCGCTGATGGAGCCGGGGATCAGGCCGAGGGCGTTGGACACCGTGGCGGTGACCGGTGGCAGACCGGTGGCGAGCAGGACCGGGAAGGTGATCAGTGTTCCCGAGCCGACGATGGTGTTGATGGTGCCCGCGCTGATGCCCGCGACGAAGACGGCGAGCATCTCCCAGATGGTCACGCTGTGCCCCCGTGCATGATCGGTTCTTGGTGCGTCGATCATGCACGAGGCGTGTACGTGTCAGTCGAGCGGGGGCTGCTCGCGGCGCTCCTTGCCGGTGCTGAAGCCGGGCATGCCGTCGCCGAGGTTGCCGAAGGCGCCGCTGAGGCCCTTGAGCGCGTCGCCGATCTCGCTGGGCACGATCCAGAGCTTGTTGGCGTCGCCCTCGGCGATCTTCGG from the Streptomyces sp. AM 4-1-1 genome contains:
- a CDS encoding sulfite exporter TauE/SafE family protein, which codes for MTIWEMLAVFVAGISAGTINTIVGSGTLITFPVLLATGLPPVTATVSNALGLIPGSISGAIGYREELAGQGRRVRKLAVGSLIGGLTGATLLLSLPSTAFETIVPALVALALVLVILQPRISRAVRRRREEAGAGPTRPDGGPLLLVGLTLASVYGGYFTAAQGIIYLSLMGMLLDDTMQRLNAVKNVLAALVNSVAALFFLFVADFDWTAVALIAVGSALGGQIGARIGRRLSPVVLRTLIVLVGTAAIVQLLLR
- a CDS encoding DNA-3-methyladenine glycosylase, yielding MTEGLERTPLPREFFDRPVLEVAPDLLGRILVRTTDEGVMELRLTEVEAYAGEIDPGSHAFRGRTARNDVMFGPPGHAYVYFTYGMWHCLNLVCGPEGKASGVLLRAGEIHVGADLTRKRRLSARHDGELAKGPARLATALAVDRALNGTDVIAGPGAPLSVLHGTPPPGDLVRSGPRTGVGGDGAVHPWRFWIDGDPTVSPYRAHAPRRRAT
- a CDS encoding HNH endonuclease — protein: MRDTLVLNASFEPLSTVTSNRAVVLVLQDKAVVEQAHPGLRMRAAAVELPVPLVIRLSRYVRVPFRRQAPWSRRGVLVRDQHRCAYCGRRATTVDHVVPRAQGGQDTWLNTVASCSEDNHRKAARTPEQAGMPLLREPFVPSPADAMLLSLGGGVRPVLPGWLERSAA
- a CDS encoding sporulation protein produces the protein MGFKRLLASMGAGGASVETELTGPDVVPGGVVQGEVRVQGGSVDQRIEGLSVGLQARVEVEGGEQETKQDIEFTKLRLGGAFEVRAGAVHVVPFGLEIPWETPVTTFAGQHLHGMNIGVTTELEIARALDSGDLDPVNVHPLPAQQAILDAFGELGFRFRSADMERGHIRGTRQRLPFYQEIEFFPPERYRGLNQVELTFVADDREMDVVLEMDKKPGLFSEGSDSYRSFQVGLYDYGNTDWAGYLNQWLAEVGGRRNWL
- a CDS encoding YbhB/YbcL family Raf kinase inhibitor-like protein; translation: MAESKRPPLPHDFHPEVPSFTVVSDDLAPGGVLADAQAFAGGNTSPQLRWEGFPAGTKSFAVTCFDPDAPTGSGFWHWSVFDIPATVTELPAGAGSGKSGALPEGAVQVRNDYGTREFGGAAPPAGENHRYVFTVYAVDSEKLGPDSDASPAAVGFNLRFHTLGRAQLIGEYATPEEG